The following proteins are encoded in a genomic region of Plasmodium cynomolgi strain B DNA, scaffold: 0318, whole genome shotgun sequence:
- a CDS encoding hypothetical protein (putative): KIWNKYKLDDDLGNDGPGILPLCNIFHLSIDNFAAKKIDICTKLLRNLKVERNRDITNDGVSEYCYYIYYWLYYNMKVHNIPVVIIDNILDESFKIIKRKNNAFLDCSSYMLKDGLREPEDLVMLRIFTNEIDVTKEILNKKCKSKICSCNEFIKPFVDSYRNINNYCPNGTITGVNMITCLAVKSFKDLYERKRSSEWKEYKLPDLSSSTDENINIEGCVSQINGKELSLDQGDQLDSYTGSTTLTERVGKIVPTTLGTIAGVSSVLALLYKVITNFYLSILKILLNDDCVMFSYYMTIILFILIYNPSSFKLVYSFRFMDKYKNTREE; this comes from the coding sequence aaaatttgGAATAAGTATAAGTTAGATGATGATTTGGGGAATGATGGACCTGGTATCTTACCATTATGCAATATATTTCATCTTTCTATCGATAACTTtgcagcgaaaaaaatagatatttgtacaaaacttttaagaaatttgaagGTGGAACGTAATAGAGATATAACAAATGACGGCGTTTCTGAATACTGTTACTATATAtactattggttatattataatatgaaGGTACATAATATTCCTGTCGTTATTATTGACAATATATTAGATGaatcatttaaaataataaaacgaaaaaataatgcttTCCTTGACTGTTCTTCATACATGTTAAAGGATGGCTTACGTGAACCAGAAGACTTAGTAATGTTAAGAATATTTACTAATGAGATTGATGTTactaaagaaatattaaacaaaaaatgtaaatctAAAATATGCTCTTGTAATGAATTTATCAAACCATTTGTAGATTCatatagaaatataaataattattgtcCAAATGGTACCATTACGGGGGTCAATATGATTACCTGTCTTGCAGTAAAATCGTTTAAAGATCTTTATGAGCGAAAACGTTCCAGTGAATGGAAAGAATATAAATTACCCGATTTATCTTCTAGTActgatgaaaatataaatattgaaGGATGCGTGTCGCAgataaatggaaaagaatTAAGTTTAGATCAAGGTGACCAATTGGATAGTTATACAGGATCCACAACACTAACAGAACGAGTAGGAAAAATAGTGCCTACAACTCTTGGAACAATAGCTGGAGTATCATCCGTTTTGGCacttttatataaggttatcacaaatttttatttaagcatattaaaaatattgcttAACGATGATTGTGTGATGTTCTCATATTATATGacaataatattatttattttaatatataatccttcctcctttaaattagtttactcctttaggttcatggataaatataaaaatactagggaagaataa